One window from the genome of Echinicola vietnamensis DSM 17526 encodes:
- a CDS encoding pectinesterase family protein — translation MSKKEVTCFKYPLVLFLFLLSPLLWAQKFDITVAKDGSGDFTTIQEAFNNIPDFRKSVTRILLKPGEYKEKLTLASTKTNVHLIGSDVSNTLITYDDFASKENKFGEEMGTTGSSSFFVFGDGFLAKNITFENSSGPVGQAVAVRVNGDKVIFDNCRFLGYQDTLYPHGKNSRQYYKDCYIEGTTDFIFGWSTAVFENCEIFSKDGGSYITAASTEKESLHGFVFIKCKLTGDAPEQSVYLGRPWRDYAQTVFISCEMGAHIKPEGWHNWDKPSAEENCFYAEFRSYGPGAAPEERVMWSWQLTSDIGKAYTVENVLGGEDDWNPLDILHAEQEGD, via the coding sequence ATGTCAAAAAAAGAAGTAACCTGTTTTAAGTACCCGTTAGTGCTATTCCTTTTCCTGCTGTCTCCCCTTTTATGGGCACAGAAGTTTGATATTACAGTTGCCAAAGATGGTTCAGGTGATTTTACCACCATCCAAGAGGCTTTTAATAACATTCCTGATTTTAGGAAATCGGTTACACGTATTCTTTTGAAGCCGGGAGAATACAAGGAGAAATTGACCTTGGCATCCACCAAGACAAATGTCCATTTGATTGGGAGTGATGTTTCCAATACTCTTATTACCTATGATGACTTTGCTTCCAAAGAAAATAAGTTTGGGGAAGAAATGGGAACCACTGGGTCGAGCTCTTTTTTTGTTTTTGGCGACGGATTCTTAGCCAAAAATATCACCTTCGAAAATTCCTCTGGACCTGTTGGCCAAGCGGTAGCGGTAAGGGTAAACGGGGATAAGGTGATTTTTGATAATTGTCGCTTTTTAGGATATCAAGACACCTTGTATCCACATGGAAAAAACAGTAGGCAATATTACAAGGATTGTTATATCGAAGGCACGACGGATTTTATTTTTGGGTGGTCCACAGCGGTTTTTGAAAACTGTGAAATATTTTCCAAGGATGGGGGAAGCTATATTACGGCCGCATCCACCGAAAAAGAGAGCCTGCATGGGTTTGTATTTATAAAGTGCAAATTGACCGGAGACGCTCCTGAGCAGAGCGTTTACTTGGGCCGCCCTTGGCGCGATTATGCTCAGACAGTATTTATAAGTTGTGAAATGGGCGCACATATTAAGCCCGAAGGCTGGCATAATTGGGATAAACCTTCAGCGGAAGAAAATTGCTTTTATGCTGAATTTCGCTCCTATGGACCGGGGGCTGCTCCAGAGGAGCGGGTCATGTGGTCTTGGCAGCTTACTTCGGATATCGGTAAAGCCTATACCGTGGAAAATGTGCTCGGTGGGGAAGATGACTGGAATCCTCTTGATATTCTTCATGCCGAACAGGAAGGTGATTGA
- a CDS encoding LacI family DNA-binding transcriptional regulator, with amino-acid sequence MNKRKKATIHDIASKLGITASTVSRALNNHPRISDATKKLVTKTAKDINYQPNNIAAALRNGKSRLIGIIVPTANRNFFSSVVRGIEEIANQLNYKVIISQSYENYEQEVQIVDTLLSARVDGIIMSIGKNTEDFDHLERIVDKSIPLVLFDRITDDVEVNQVVIDDYMGAYKSVEHLIENGYKRIAHFTNPRKINIYSERLRGYIDALHNHGIPFDKKLIIESNMQLEDGQRSVLKMLDEGLDFDAIFSSSDYAAMGALQMLKEKNINVPEQVGLVGFGNEPFTSFTTPSLTTVDQVSIPMGNVAAELFFELLKADPKKYVPQKTVLKPELIIRESSARKVAQPLNK; translated from the coding sequence ATGAATAAAAGAAAGAAAGCGACGATCCATGACATAGCTTCGAAGCTAGGCATTACCGCGAGTACCGTTTCACGTGCGCTAAACAACCACCCTAGGATAAGTGATGCTACCAAAAAGCTGGTCACCAAAACCGCTAAGGACATCAATTATCAACCTAACAACATCGCGGCAGCACTTCGTAATGGCAAAAGCAGGTTGATCGGGATAATTGTCCCTACGGCAAACCGGAATTTCTTTTCCTCTGTAGTCAGGGGAATAGAGGAAATCGCCAATCAACTCAATTATAAAGTGATCATTAGCCAGTCCTATGAAAATTACGAGCAAGAAGTGCAGATCGTGGACACGCTTTTAAGTGCCCGAGTGGATGGCATTATTATGTCAATCGGCAAGAACACAGAAGACTTTGACCATTTGGAACGGATCGTGGACAAAAGTATTCCATTGGTATTGTTTGATAGAATAACGGATGACGTGGAAGTAAACCAAGTGGTCATAGACGATTACATGGGGGCTTATAAATCCGTCGAACATCTTATCGAAAATGGATACAAGCGGATTGCACACTTTACCAATCCACGAAAAATAAACATTTACAGCGAACGGCTCAGAGGGTACATTGATGCCTTACATAACCATGGTATTCCCTTTGACAAAAAACTGATTATTGAAAGCAATATGCAGTTGGAAGATGGCCAACGATCTGTTTTGAAAATGCTGGATGAAGGATTGGACTTTGATGCTATTTTTTCTTCCAGTGACTATGCGGCAATGGGTGCGCTGCAAATGCTCAAGGAAAAAAACATTAACGTTCCCGAACAAGTGGGACTTGTGGGATTTGGTAATGAACCCTTTACTTCATTTACCACTCCTTCCCTGACCACGGTGGACCAAGTGAGTATTCCAATGGGCAACGTGGCAGCAGAATTGTTTTTTGAGTTGCTTAAGGCAGATCCCAAAAAGTATGTCCCGCAAAAAACCGTGCTCAAACCGGAACTGATCATCAGGGAATCTTCCGCGCGGAAAGTAGCACAACCTTTAAATAAATAA
- the uxaC gene encoding glucuronate isomerase: MLDEVSNRLRKTKKTFLSEDFLLQSEFAQVLYHDYAKELPIIDYHCHLSPKDITENRTFKNLTEIWLAGDHYKWRAMRTLGIDEKYITGKGSTDQEKFQKWAETVPYTLRNPLYHWTHLELKRYFGIEELLSPDTADDIYQKATDMLQQPSHHTRGLLSQMNVETVCSTDDPIDSLEYHIKAKKEGIQPNLFPAFRPDKAYAVENPADYMAYLEKLQEASGVTISKYGDLLAALENQIAFFHEHGGRLSDHGLEQLYFFKLGQYSAEDLFQKLSEQKALSNEEIQYFKFETLLHLSHMYHAKGWTQQYHLGALRNTNERMLRVLGPDTGFDSIGDYSQAEALAKFLNQLDSTDQLTKTILYNLNPRDNEVLATMIGNFNDGSIRGKVQFGSGWWFLDQKDGMEKQLNALSNMGLLSCFVGMLTDSRSFLSFPRHEYFRRTLCNLIGRDVENGELPADEKWLGKIVSDICYYNAKNYFEFEQ, encoded by the coding sequence ATGTTGGACGAAGTGAGCAATCGATTGCGCAAAACCAAAAAGACCTTCTTATCGGAAGATTTTCTATTGCAAAGTGAATTTGCACAAGTTCTTTATCATGACTATGCGAAAGAACTGCCCATCATAGACTATCACTGTCATTTGTCCCCGAAGGACATCACCGAAAACCGAACATTCAAAAACCTAACCGAAATCTGGCTTGCTGGCGATCATTATAAATGGCGTGCCATGAGGACCCTTGGGATAGATGAGAAATACATTACCGGAAAAGGATCAACTGACCAGGAGAAATTCCAAAAGTGGGCCGAAACAGTACCTTACACCCTAAGGAATCCCCTTTACCACTGGACACACCTGGAATTGAAAAGGTATTTTGGTATTGAGGAGCTGCTCAGCCCGGATACAGCGGATGATATATACCAAAAAGCCACCGACATGCTCCAACAACCCTCCCACCACACCAGAGGATTGTTAAGCCAAATGAATGTCGAAACGGTTTGTTCCACTGATGATCCCATCGATAGCTTGGAATACCATATTAAGGCCAAGAAGGAAGGAATACAACCAAACTTATTCCCGGCTTTTAGACCGGATAAGGCCTATGCCGTCGAAAACCCAGCCGATTACATGGCTTATCTGGAAAAACTTCAAGAAGCCAGTGGCGTGACCATTAGCAAATATGGAGACCTTTTGGCAGCTTTGGAAAATCAGATAGCATTCTTCCACGAACACGGAGGCAGGCTCTCTGACCATGGTTTGGAGCAGCTATATTTCTTCAAACTGGGCCAATACAGTGCTGAGGATCTTTTCCAAAAACTTTCCGAACAAAAGGCCCTTTCCAATGAGGAAATCCAGTACTTTAAATTTGAAACATTGCTCCACCTTAGCCACATGTATCATGCAAAAGGCTGGACACAACAATACCACCTTGGAGCACTTAGAAACACCAACGAGCGAATGCTAAGGGTCTTGGGGCCTGATACTGGGTTCGATTCTATTGGTGACTACTCGCAAGCAGAAGCTCTGGCCAAATTCCTGAACCAATTGGACAGTACCGACCAGCTTACCAAAACGATCCTGTATAACCTTAACCCTCGAGACAACGAAGTATTGGCCACCATGATTGGCAACTTCAATGATGGCTCCATCCGTGGAAAAGTACAGTTTGGCTCAGGTTGGTGGTTTCTGGACCAAAAAGACGGTATGGAAAAACAACTCAATGCACTTTCCAATATGGGACTGCTGAGCTGCTTTGTAGGCATGCTGACGGACTCCAGAAGCTTTCTTTCCTTCCCTAGACATGAGTATTTCCGAAGGACGCTTTGTAACTTGATCGGCAGGGATGTGGAAAATGGGGAGTTGCCGGCAGATGAAAAGTGGCTGGGCAAGATTGTCAGCGATATTTGCTATTACAACGCCAAAAATTACTTTGAATTTGAACAATAG
- a CDS encoding glycoside hydrolase family 88/105 protein, with protein MFKLLPIRLSAALPVVLASFALVSCSSKNTSETTTSTAEVSEEKTPYSSWMADSEIKRNPEGWTLDFNEKPKWEYTHGLIMTAMEEVYEKTNNQKYLDYIVNFADFMVEEDGAIKTYKKSDYNIDRVNGGCFLIGLYDETQVEKYKLAIEELRDQMREHPRTSEGGFWHKKRYPHQMWLDGLYMGSPFLARYGTEFNEPALFDDVANQIYLMDKYGYSEETGLYHHAWDESKEQKWADPETGLSKNYWGRSIGWFSMAVVDVLDYFPEDHPKRDMIIQVAQKIAAGIIQYQDETGVWYQVVDQGDREGNYLESSCSSMFTYFLLKGVSKGYLDEKYLENGKKAYQGLLDEFIREDPDGGISITNVCAVAGLGGDPYRDGSYEYYISEPQRDNDPKGVGPFILASLQFEALK; from the coding sequence ATGTTTAAGCTCCTCCCAATCCGATTGAGTGCAGCCCTTCCTGTAGTTTTAGCGTCTTTTGCTTTGGTGTCGTGTTCCTCAAAAAACACCTCCGAAACAACCACAAGCACAGCGGAAGTATCCGAAGAGAAAACCCCATATTCCAGTTGGATGGCAGATTCGGAAATTAAAAGGAACCCAGAAGGGTGGACCCTGGATTTTAACGAAAAGCCAAAATGGGAATATACCCATGGTCTTATAATGACGGCAATGGAAGAGGTTTATGAAAAGACGAACAATCAAAAGTACTTGGACTACATCGTAAACTTTGCCGATTTCATGGTGGAAGAGGATGGTGCCATAAAGACTTACAAAAAAAGTGATTATAACATCGACCGTGTAAATGGCGGCTGTTTTCTGATAGGTTTATATGATGAAACCCAAGTGGAAAAATATAAACTGGCCATCGAGGAACTTCGCGATCAGATGCGGGAGCACCCAAGGACATCGGAAGGTGGGTTTTGGCACAAGAAGCGCTATCCACACCAGATGTGGCTAGATGGACTTTATATGGGATCCCCGTTTTTAGCACGATACGGCACCGAATTCAATGAGCCTGCCTTGTTTGACGATGTGGCCAACCAGATTTATTTGATGGACAAGTACGGTTACAGTGAAGAAACAGGCCTTTATCACCACGCTTGGGACGAAAGTAAAGAACAAAAGTGGGCCGATCCTGAAACGGGATTATCCAAAAATTATTGGGGCAGGAGCATCGGCTGGTTTAGCATGGCCGTAGTGGATGTATTGGATTATTTTCCGGAGGATCATCCCAAAAGGGATATGATCATACAGGTGGCCCAGAAGATAGCTGCCGGCATCATCCAATATCAGGATGAAACGGGTGTTTGGTATCAAGTAGTGGATCAGGGTGATCGAGAAGGAAATTATTTGGAATCCTCTTGTTCCAGTATGTTCACTTACTTTTTATTGAAAGGAGTGAGCAAAGGCTACTTGGATGAAAAATACTTGGAAAATGGGAAAAAAGCCTATCAAGGTCTTTTGGATGAATTCATCAGGGAAGATCCTGATGGAGGGATTAGTATCACCAATGTTTGTGCCGTGGCCGGGTTAGGTGGCGATCCATATCGTGATGGTTCTTATGAATATTACATTAGTGAGCCTCAAAGGGACAATGATCCCAAAGGGGTGGGACCATTTATCTTGGCTTCACTTCAATTTGAGGCATTGAAGTGA